One genomic region from Haloarcula taiwanensis encodes:
- a CDS encoding ferredoxin--nitrite reductase: MPSKVEKWKDEVYGNEIREHLMEFAEKGWDAIPEDEHDAWFERFKWWGLYHQRSGQESYFMMRIGTPNGVIKPGQLEVIGEIAKEYATGPADNPEFGEAYCDWTTRQSIQLHWIKLEDIPEIFEKLEAVGLGTQQACGDSWRNIVGCPVAGKDKHEHVDAWPVAEDLHETFKGNDDYSNLPRKWKVAIAGCDEGCGQGDINDLAFEPAEKDGELGFNVRIGGGLSRKEPRLARDIDVWVPPEQAADVAHGMSALFRDHGDREDRFNARIKFLMDEWGPEKMRSVLQEEYVDFELPTAGEDMRDQYSYNTGSQDGHNDHVGIHEQKDGNYYVGLNVLVGRMGADDVLELAELADEYGSGEVRLTQRQNIIVTDVPEENLDEFTSEPLLEHYSPDPSPFMRGSIACTGTEYCSLSIVETKNRQVRYARWLKDNVELPDDHKDFHIHLSGCTASCAQPQIADVSLRGMKTRKDGEPVEALDIGLGGGLGDDPRFADWVEMRVPADEVPGAIKNLVNNFKDAREGGETFRDFVADRDEETLAEMVEPEETDYDDPYMHNTKMTWYPYAEDDDMQASPAPTDGSGEPLPSDD; the protein is encoded by the coding sequence ATGCCCAGTAAAGTCGAGAAATGGAAAGACGAGGTTTACGGCAACGAGATACGGGAGCATCTGATGGAGTTCGCGGAGAAGGGCTGGGACGCCATCCCGGAGGACGAACACGACGCCTGGTTCGAGCGCTTCAAGTGGTGGGGCCTGTACCACCAGCGCTCCGGGCAGGAGTCGTATTTCATGATGCGTATCGGGACGCCCAACGGTGTCATCAAGCCGGGACAACTGGAGGTCATCGGCGAAATCGCAAAGGAGTACGCGACCGGTCCCGCCGACAACCCCGAGTTCGGCGAGGCCTACTGCGACTGGACGACCCGCCAGAGCATCCAGCTCCACTGGATCAAACTGGAGGACATTCCGGAGATTTTCGAGAAGCTCGAAGCCGTCGGCCTGGGCACTCAGCAGGCCTGTGGCGACTCCTGGCGGAACATCGTCGGCTGTCCCGTCGCTGGCAAGGACAAGCACGAGCACGTCGACGCCTGGCCTGTCGCCGAGGACCTCCACGAGACGTTCAAGGGCAACGACGACTACTCGAACCTCCCGCGCAAGTGGAAGGTTGCCATCGCCGGCTGTGACGAGGGCTGTGGCCAGGGCGACATCAACGACCTCGCTTTCGAGCCTGCGGAAAAGGACGGCGAACTCGGCTTTAACGTCCGTATCGGCGGCGGCCTCTCCCGCAAGGAGCCGCGCCTCGCCCGCGATATCGACGTATGGGTGCCGCCGGAGCAGGCCGCGGACGTGGCCCACGGCATGTCCGCGCTCTTCCGCGACCACGGCGACCGTGAGGACCGCTTCAACGCCCGCATCAAGTTCCTCATGGACGAGTGGGGTCCCGAGAAGATGCGCTCGGTCCTGCAGGAGGAGTACGTCGACTTCGAACTCCCGACCGCCGGCGAGGACATGCGCGACCAGTACAGCTACAACACCGGGTCCCAGGACGGGCACAACGACCACGTCGGGATTCACGAGCAGAAGGACGGCAACTACTACGTCGGCCTGAACGTGCTGGTCGGCCGCATGGGTGCCGACGACGTGCTCGAACTCGCCGAACTCGCCGACGAGTACGGCTCCGGCGAGGTCCGTCTGACCCAGCGCCAGAACATCATCGTCACCGACGTGCCCGAGGAGAACCTCGACGAGTTCACCAGCGAACCCCTGCTCGAACACTACTCCCCGGATCCGTCGCCGTTCATGCGCGGCTCCATCGCCTGCACGGGCACGGAGTACTGCTCGCTCTCTATCGTCGAGACGAAGAACCGCCAAGTTCGCTACGCCCGCTGGCTCAAGGACAACGTCGAACTCCCCGATGACCACAAGGACTTCCACATCCATCTCTCGGGCTGTACGGCCTCCTGTGCCCAGCCCCAGATAGCCGACGTGTCCCTGCGCGGCATGAAGACCCGCAAGGACGGCGAACCGGTCGAGGCCCTCGACATCGGCCTCGGCGGCGGCCTCGGCGACGACCCGCGCTTCGCCGACTGGGTGGAGATGCGTGTCCCCGCCGACGAGGTGCCCGGCGCTATCAAGAACCTCGTCAACAACTTCAAGGACGCCCGCGAGGGCGGCGAGACCTTCCGTGACTTCGTCGCGGACCGCGACGAGGAGACGCTGGCCGAGATGGTCGAACCCGAAGAGACGGACTACGACGACCCGTACATGCACAACACGAAGATGACGTGGTACCCTTACGCCGAGGACGACGACATGCAGGCCTCGCCCGCGCCGACTGACGGCTCCGGCGAGCCGCTGCCCTCCGACGACTAA
- a CDS encoding rubrerythrin family protein — MTAVDLIDAVRDDQQTELSRLGSSKTLYADTRGEMDPDVVLAAAAAREQAAHATFDAWSDDDADDDAAALFADAADETAERGDSTDAEPVDRTPAMHDVLDDLDGTVQRLGGFVGWSLVDKKVKEQYTGFFTGQADPQTASTFRSAGSDVVDLREDAADLLDAVCESDDDWDAAEAAAIDVISTAYDEYFETLEDLGVNPKPVC; from the coding sequence ATGACTGCAGTCGACCTCATCGACGCCGTCCGTGACGACCAGCAGACGGAACTCTCCCGACTGGGCTCCTCGAAGACGCTCTATGCCGACACCCGCGGCGAGATGGACCCGGACGTGGTACTGGCGGCGGCGGCCGCCCGTGAGCAGGCGGCGCACGCAACCTTCGACGCTTGGAGCGACGACGACGCCGACGACGACGCGGCCGCGCTGTTTGCCGACGCGGCGGACGAGACGGCCGAGCGCGGTGACAGCACTGATGCCGAACCGGTCGACCGGACACCGGCGATGCACGACGTACTCGACGACCTCGATGGGACCGTCCAGCGCCTGGGCGGGTTCGTCGGCTGGTCGCTCGTCGACAAGAAAGTCAAAGAGCAGTACACCGGTTTCTTTACCGGGCAGGCGGACCCACAGACTGCGAGTACGTTCCGTAGCGCTGGCAGCGACGTGGTGGACCTCCGCGAGGACGCTGCCGACCTACTCGACGCAGTCTGTGAGAGCGACGACGACTGGGACGCCGCGGAGGCGGCCGCTATCGACGTTATTTCGACGGCCTACGACGAGTACTTCGAGACACTTGAAGACCTCGGCGTGAATCCGAAGCCGGTCTGCTAA
- a CDS encoding excinuclease ABC subunit B, with protein sequence MSDTGGPLSIDRPDVDREFRVDAPFDPAGDQPEAIEQLASGFRQGMDRQTLLGVTGSGKTNTVSWVVEEIQQPTLVIAHNKTLAAQLYEEFRELFPDNAVEYFVSYYDYYQPEAYVEQTDTFIDKDASINDEIDRLRHSATRSLLTRDDVIVVASVSAIYGLGDPRNYIDMSLSLEVGQEIERDDLLGRLVDLNYERNDVDFTQGTFRVRGDTLEIYPMYGRYALRVEFWGDEIDRMLKVDPLEGEVKSEEPAALIHPAEHYSIPEQRLQRAIEEIEELLDQRIRYFERQGDHVAAQRIEERTTFDIEMMQETGYCSGIENYSVHLSDRETGEAPYTLLDYFPDDFLTVIDESHQTLPQIRGQFEGDKSRKESLVENGFRLPTAFDNRPLTFEEFEEKTDQTLYVSATPGDYERDHSDQVVEQIVRPTHLVDPAVEIASATGQVEDLLERIDERVERDERVLVTTLTKRMAEDLTEYLEESGVDVAYMHDETDTLERHELIRSLRLGDIDVLVGINLLREGLDIPEVSLVAILDADQEGFLRSETTLVQTMGRAARNVNGEVVLYADEQSNAMQSAIEETQRRRRIQQQYNEEHGFEPTTIEKEVGETNLPGSKTDTGGISGDGASDADEAARQIEQLEERMQEAADNLEFELAADIRDRIRELREEFDLDGGDDSDGVPAPGPEF encoded by the coding sequence ATGAGCGACACCGGCGGCCCACTCTCTATCGACCGACCAGATGTCGACCGCGAGTTTCGTGTCGATGCCCCGTTCGACCCTGCGGGCGACCAGCCCGAGGCCATCGAACAGCTCGCGTCGGGCTTCCGGCAGGGAATGGACCGACAGACCTTGCTCGGTGTGACCGGTTCCGGGAAGACCAACACCGTCTCCTGGGTCGTCGAGGAGATCCAACAGCCCACGCTGGTCATCGCCCACAACAAGACCCTCGCGGCCCAACTGTACGAGGAGTTCCGAGAGCTGTTCCCGGACAACGCCGTCGAGTACTTCGTCTCTTACTACGACTACTACCAGCCCGAGGCCTACGTCGAACAGACGGACACGTTCATCGATAAGGATGCCTCCATTAACGACGAAATCGACCGCCTGCGCCACTCGGCGACGCGTTCGCTGTTGACCCGCGACGACGTGATCGTCGTTGCGTCGGTGTCGGCCATCTACGGCCTCGGTGACCCGCGCAACTACATCGACATGTCCCTCTCGCTGGAGGTCGGGCAGGAAATCGAGCGCGACGACCTCCTCGGTCGCCTGGTCGACCTGAACTACGAGCGCAACGACGTGGACTTCACGCAGGGAACCTTCCGCGTGCGCGGGGACACGCTCGAAATCTACCCGATGTACGGCCGCTACGCCCTGCGGGTGGAGTTCTGGGGCGACGAGATAGACCGGATGCTGAAGGTCGACCCGCTGGAAGGCGAGGTCAAAAGCGAGGAGCCGGCTGCGCTGATTCACCCGGCGGAGCACTACTCGATTCCTGAACAGCGACTCCAGCGGGCTATCGAGGAGATTGAGGAACTGCTGGACCAGCGCATCCGCTACTTCGAGCGCCAGGGCGACCACGTCGCCGCCCAGCGTATCGAGGAGCGGACCACCTTCGACATCGAGATGATGCAAGAGACGGGCTACTGTTCGGGCATCGAGAACTACTCGGTCCACCTCTCGGACCGCGAGACGGGCGAGGCTCCCTACACCCTGCTGGATTACTTCCCCGACGACTTCCTCACCGTCATCGACGAGTCCCACCAGACGCTCCCGCAGATTCGCGGCCAGTTCGAGGGCGACAAGAGCCGCAAGGAGAGCCTCGTCGAGAACGGCTTCCGCCTGCCGACGGCCTTCGACAACCGTCCGCTCACCTTCGAGGAGTTCGAGGAGAAGACCGACCAGACGCTGTACGTCTCCGCCACGCCCGGCGATTACGAGCGCGACCACAGCGACCAGGTCGTCGAACAGATCGTCCGCCCGACTCACCTCGTCGACCCGGCCGTCGAAATCGCCTCCGCGACGGGGCAGGTCGAGGACCTGCTCGAACGCATCGACGAGCGCGTCGAGCGCGACGAGCGGGTGCTGGTGACGACGCTGACAAAGCGGATGGCCGAGGACCTCACGGAGTACCTGGAGGAGTCCGGCGTCGACGTGGCCTACATGCACGACGAAACGGACACGCTGGAACGGCACGAACTCATCCGGTCGCTCCGGCTTGGCGACATCGACGTGCTGGTCGGCATCAATCTCCTGCGGGAGGGCCTGGACATCCCAGAGGTCTCCCTCGTCGCTATCCTCGACGCCGACCAGGAGGGCTTTCTCCGCTCGGAGACGACGCTCGTCCAGACGATGGGGCGCGCAGCTAGAAACGTCAACGGCGAAGTGGTGCTGTACGCCGACGAGCAGAGCAACGCCATGCAGTCGGCCATCGAGGAGACCCAGCGCCGCCGCCGCATCCAGCAGCAGTACAACGAGGAACACGGCTTCGAGCCGACCACCATCGAGAAGGAGGTCGGCGAGACGAACCTGCCGGGGAGCAAGACCGATACCGGCGGTATCTCCGGTGACGGGGCAAGCGACGCCGACGAGGCCGCCCGCCAGATCGAACAACTGGAGGAGCGAATGCAGGAAGCCGCGGACAATCTGGAGTTCGAACTGGCCGCGGACATCAGAGACCGCATCCGCGAGCTGCGCGAAGAGTTCGATCTCGACGGCGGCGACGACAGCGACGGCGTGCCGGCACCCGGGCCGGAGTTCTGA
- a CDS encoding histidine kinase, whose translation MLDSIRSLGGGISPSGLVVAGLGFFLTRFTVTLAVSDGPVAFVFGGVLPLMLGLGLSAFGVALAVGEFERAFVRTVTLWCLAGTGAMFVLVLVTLVGNGGMGPLSAGGSRTYLSNFLIGGGVGGALTGVYAGRSNRQRHELEQQAARLDLVNRILRDRVLNALTVIRGRVELAESRDGISTAAVLSVIDDRSAGVQQVVENMKHITHGGADLSLDAVPVVPCVESGLDAVREAHPSADYDLQADVPPDLRVQGNTMLDSLVAHLVENAVVYNDSDTPHVEVVVTAAEDTVTISVSDDGPGLPERQLDLLDRGEIGSYEDRSTGFGLDLVRLLVRSYGGQTAATVTDGGTTVTLTLPRVSVEEGVVRATSDEVLELSPRRLGLAVGASLVAAVVMGVPMQALSGGVPVIGALYGVQNPLVGWVTHGFHSVVFGLVYAALVRTVPDHFSDRRRYYGVALGWSVTLWLVAAGIVMPVWLSLVGIEASLPNLTATALLSHLLWGGSLAALYRYGCRVWPP comes from the coding sequence ATGCTCGACTCTATCCGTTCTCTGGGCGGCGGCATCTCGCCGTCCGGACTCGTCGTCGCTGGCCTCGGTTTTTTTCTGACTCGATTCACGGTCACGCTGGCGGTCAGCGACGGCCCGGTGGCGTTCGTCTTCGGCGGTGTGTTGCCGCTGATGCTCGGTCTGGGGCTGTCTGCATTCGGTGTCGCCCTTGCCGTCGGCGAGTTCGAACGCGCCTTCGTGCGGACGGTCACGCTGTGGTGTCTCGCTGGCACTGGCGCGATGTTCGTCCTCGTTCTGGTGACGCTGGTCGGAAACGGCGGCATGGGGCCGCTGTCCGCCGGAGGGAGCCGGACGTATCTCTCAAACTTCCTCATCGGTGGCGGCGTCGGCGGGGCGCTCACCGGCGTCTACGCCGGTCGGTCGAACCGGCAGCGACACGAACTCGAACAGCAGGCCGCCAGGCTGGACCTGGTCAACCGCATCCTGCGTGACCGGGTGCTGAACGCGCTGACGGTCATCCGGGGCCGGGTAGAACTCGCGGAGTCGCGGGACGGTATCAGTACGGCTGCGGTCCTGTCGGTCATCGACGACCGTTCGGCCGGCGTCCAGCAGGTCGTCGAGAACATGAAACACATCACCCACGGCGGCGCCGACCTGTCGCTGGATGCTGTCCCCGTCGTCCCATGCGTGGAGTCGGGCCTCGACGCTGTCCGGGAGGCCCACCCATCTGCCGACTACGACCTTCAGGCCGACGTACCGCCGGACCTTCGAGTGCAGGGTAACACGATGCTCGATAGCCTCGTCGCGCATCTGGTCGAGAACGCGGTTGTCTACAATGACAGCGACACGCCCCACGTTGAGGTTGTGGTCACTGCTGCCGAGGACACTGTCACCATCAGCGTCAGCGACGACGGACCGGGGCTACCTGAGCGGCAACTCGACCTGCTGGACCGCGGCGAAATCGGCTCCTACGAGGACCGCTCGACTGGCTTCGGGCTGGACCTCGTTCGCTTGCTCGTCCGGAGCTACGGCGGGCAGACGGCGGCGACCGTTACGGACGGCGGAACGACAGTCACGCTGACGCTGCCGCGCGTTTCGGTCGAGGAGGGCGTCGTGAGGGCCACATCCGACGAGGTGCTGGAACTCTCACCGCGCCGTCTGGGCCTCGCCGTCGGAGCGTCGCTCGTCGCCGCCGTCGTCATGGGCGTCCCGATGCAGGCCCTCTCCGGTGGTGTCCCCGTCATCGGAGCGCTGTACGGCGTCCAGAACCCACTGGTCGGGTGGGTCACCCACGGCTTCCACAGCGTCGTCTTCGGACTGGTGTACGCCGCACTGGTCAGAACCGTGCCGGACCATTTCTCCGACAGACGCCGATACTACGGGGTCGCCCTCGGCTGGTCGGTCACGCTCTGGCTCGTGGCAGCCGGGATCGTCATGCCGGTGTGGCTCTCACTTGTTGGTATCGAGGCGAGCCTCCCGAATCTCACCGCGACGGCACTCCTGTCTCACCTCCTCTGGGGCGGGTCCCTGGCCGCGCTCTACCGCTACGGCTGCCGTGTCTGGCCTCCCTGA
- a CDS encoding precorrin-6Y C5,15-methyltransferase (decarboxylating) subunit CbiT, with protein sequence MSRVSLPHDAKAGPTKPEVRAVLASKLALTGSDHFAEVGSCTGAVTITAARRAGRVTALERKGNRLDVTRKNLAANDVDADVELREAEAPEGLPDDADALFLGGSRNYEAVLDHAVETGVDRIVMNVSRLEVAGAATEAFRERDILEEVVQFQVSHGYELAGATSFDSENPVYMLVGSASEDVAADGAGGPSDAETADGGAR encoded by the coding sequence ATGTCCCGCGTCTCGCTCCCACACGATGCGAAGGCCGGTCCCACCAAACCGGAGGTCCGGGCCGTCCTCGCCAGCAAACTCGCTCTCACCGGGTCCGACCACTTCGCGGAGGTCGGTTCCTGTACCGGTGCCGTCACCATCACGGCGGCGCGCCGGGCCGGGCGGGTCACTGCGCTCGAACGCAAGGGGAATCGACTCGACGTGACTCGCAAGAACCTCGCCGCCAACGACGTCGACGCCGACGTCGAACTCCGCGAGGCAGAGGCCCCGGAGGGGCTGCCCGACGACGCCGACGCCCTCTTCCTGGGCGGGTCGCGCAACTACGAGGCCGTCCTCGACCACGCGGTCGAGACCGGCGTCGATCGAATCGTGATGAACGTCTCGCGGCTCGAAGTCGCCGGCGCGGCGACGGAGGCCTTCCGCGAGCGCGACATCTTAGAGGAGGTCGTCCAGTTCCAGGTGAGCCACGGCTACGAACTCGCCGGCGCGACGAGCTTCGACTCGGAGAACCCCGTGTATATGCTCGTCGGCAGCGCCAGCGAGGACGTGGCCGCTGACGGCGCAGGCGGACCGAGTGACGCCGAGACGGCCGACGGAGGGGCGCGATGA
- a CDS encoding precorrin-2 C(20)-methyltransferase, with translation MTLYGIGLGPGQPDLVTVRGKRALESADVVYSPGRLSRSVATEHVPEERIGDLDFPMTRDEEKLRAAWKDAAAEIAPTARDGDAAFVTLGDPNVYSTFGHLRRTLAAFHPEVDLEVVPGVSAMSAFATALGVEITAGSSLALREADRGASPTGPDRMILFKVTDAPATHEGLVEAGYDVVYGRRLFMEQGETVVTDDPTDIDERDYYTLAYAEKPETRVEQATDAFLEAADESGVVTDGGENGSGELLRQERSEAALCGDEVQHD, from the coding sequence ATGACCCTCTACGGCATCGGTCTCGGCCCCGGCCAGCCGGACCTCGTGACGGTCCGGGGCAAGCGCGCGCTCGAATCGGCCGACGTGGTGTACTCGCCGGGGCGGCTCTCGCGGTCGGTCGCGACCGAGCACGTCCCCGAGGAGCGCATCGGCGACCTCGACTTCCCGATGACACGCGACGAGGAGAAGCTCCGGGCGGCTTGGAAGGACGCCGCCGCCGAAATCGCGCCGACGGCCCGCGACGGCGACGCCGCCTTCGTCACGCTGGGGGACCCGAACGTCTACTCGACGTTCGGCCACCTCCGGCGGACCCTCGCCGCCTTCCACCCCGAGGTCGACCTCGAAGTGGTGCCCGGCGTCAGCGCCATGTCGGCGTTTGCGACGGCGCTGGGCGTCGAAATCACCGCCGGCTCCAGCCTGGCCCTGCGAGAGGCCGACCGCGGCGCGTCCCCGACCGGCCCCGACCGGATGATTCTGTTCAAGGTGACCGACGCGCCGGCCACCCACGAGGGGCTGGTCGAGGCCGGCTACGACGTGGTCTACGGCCGCCGGCTGTTCATGGAACAGGGCGAGACGGTCGTCACCGACGACCCGACCGACATCGACGAGCGGGACTACTACACGCTGGCCTACGCCGAGAAACCCGAGACGCGCGTCGAGCAGGCGACCGACGCCTTCCTCGAAGCGGCCGACGAGAGCGGTGTCGTGACCGACGGCGGTGAGAACGGCTCCGGGGAACTCCTGCGACAGGAGCGCTCTGAAGCCGCCCTTTGCGGCGACGAGGTGCAGCATGACTGA
- a CDS encoding cobalamin biosynthesis protein, whose protein sequence is MTDETGETDPQTAIDSVAGNRDDRVYEYSAGDEQEGIPFVGAGPGNPRLLTVAGRELLADADLVVHAGSLVNSELLEEYCDDAETVSSIGKDLEELIPLMRDAYEAGDTVVRLHSGDPAIYGAALEQMDALEHEGVPTYIVPGVTSAFAASATMRTQLTLNEVANHVAFTRPQGKTLDEDEDHISEFVGMGDVTTCIYLGTHAVSETMDRLLEDGHDPETPVAAIYHASWPDEDVIEGTIETIGEKLEDAGYRASAMVVIGDAVGGEDYERSFLYGDWANRGSDADSQEADD, encoded by the coding sequence ATGACTGACGAGACTGGTGAGACGGACCCACAGACGGCGATTGACTCCGTCGCCGGGAACCGAGACGACCGCGTCTACGAGTACAGCGCCGGCGACGAGCAGGAGGGCATCCCCTTCGTCGGGGCCGGCCCGGGCAACCCTCGATTGTTGACCGTCGCCGGCCGCGAACTGCTGGCCGACGCCGACCTCGTGGTCCACGCCGGCTCGCTCGTCAACAGCGAACTGCTGGAGGAGTACTGCGACGACGCCGAGACGGTCTCCTCTATCGGCAAGGACTTGGAGGAGCTGATTCCGCTGATGCGGGACGCCTACGAGGCCGGCGACACCGTCGTTCGCCTCCACAGCGGCGATCCCGCCATCTACGGGGCCGCGCTGGAGCAGATGGACGCACTGGAACACGAGGGCGTTCCGACCTACATCGTCCCCGGTGTCACCTCTGCCTTTGCCGCCAGCGCAACGATGCGCACGCAGTTGACGCTGAACGAGGTCGCCAACCACGTCGCCTTCACTCGCCCGCAGGGCAAGACGCTGGACGAAGACGAGGACCACATCTCTGAGTTCGTCGGCATGGGCGACGTGACGACGTGCATCTATCTGGGGACCCACGCCGTCAGCGAGACCATGGACCGCCTGCTCGAAGACGGCCACGACCCCGAAACCCCGGTAGCGGCTATCTACCACGCATCCTGGCCCGACGAGGACGTCATCGAGGGGACCATCGAGACCATCGGCGAGAAACTGGAAGACGCCGGCTATCGCGCCTCGGCGATGGTCGTTATTGGGGATGCTGTCGGCGGCGAGGACTACGAGCGCTCCTTCCTCTACGGCGACTGGGCCAACCGGGGGAGCGATGCGGATTCACAGGAGGCTGACGACTGA
- a CDS encoding cobalamin biosynthesis protein CbiG, with protein sequence MSTDTDNESSSNSCKAPDSDGEVAEDIAIVAFERKMDTAEDIVDGIGDRYESIDILEYHGDVFEEHWGEYDCFIGLMASGIAMRKTAHLLDDKWDDPAICVVDEELTWAIPITGGHHGANQVADDLASMGAVPAMTTASEAADKQGVEKQAKALDAHVVNGDSTVATNLAVLDDELGPIERLDGPKAVLVDDDVTVLKRNKDDGVVLGCGSVAGADVEQFHAAWEQALNEADLDRGDVEFVATGTRKADEEGMLAAAEEWGLGVIAFEKETLEEFEGPTPSRSKELIGWPGIAEASAIAAGRDHDLLAEKTRYDEAVTVAIGE encoded by the coding sequence ATGAGCACTGACACAGACAACGAATCCAGTTCGAACAGTTGCAAAGCACCCGATTCAGACGGCGAAGTAGCCGAAGACATCGCCATCGTCGCCTTCGAGCGGAAGATGGACACCGCCGAAGATATCGTCGACGGCATCGGCGACCGCTACGAGTCTATCGACATCCTCGAATACCACGGCGACGTGTTCGAGGAGCACTGGGGCGAGTACGACTGCTTCATCGGCCTGATGGCGAGCGGTATCGCGATGCGTAAGACCGCACATCTGCTCGACGACAAGTGGGACGACCCCGCAATCTGTGTGGTCGACGAGGAACTCACCTGGGCCATCCCCATCACCGGCGGCCACCACGGCGCAAATCAGGTCGCCGACGACCTCGCAAGCATGGGCGCGGTGCCGGCGATGACGACCGCAAGCGAGGCTGCCGACAAGCAGGGCGTCGAGAAGCAGGCGAAAGCGCTCGATGCCCACGTCGTCAACGGCGACTCGACCGTTGCGACGAACCTCGCCGTGCTGGACGACGAACTCGGCCCAATCGAGCGCCTCGACGGGCCGAAGGCCGTGCTGGTCGACGACGACGTGACTGTCCTGAAGCGCAACAAAGACGACGGCGTCGTGCTCGGCTGTGGCAGCGTCGCCGGCGCTGATGTCGAGCAGTTCCACGCAGCCTGGGAACAGGCGCTGAACGAGGCCGACCTCGACCGCGGGGACGTGGAGTTCGTCGCAACGGGCACCCGGAAAGCCGACGAGGAAGGCATGCTCGCCGCTGCCGAAGAGTGGGGGCTGGGCGTCATCGCCTTCGAGAAGGAGACTCTGGAGGAGTTCGAGGGACCGACGCCCTCCCGGTCGAAGGAACTCATCGGCTGGCCGGGCATCGCCGAGGCGTCGGCTATCGCCGCCGGTCGCGACCACGACCTGCTGGCCGAGAAGACCCGCTACGACGAGGCCGTGACCGTCGCTATCGGGGAATAG
- a CDS encoding 3-ketoacyl-ACP reductase, translated as MTTLLEDKTAVVTGGASGFGRAICRRYAEHGADIIVADLQEAPREGGGPTHELVNAETDREAHFVECDVTNPDDLEVAVAAAEELGGIDIMVNNAGISEIADFYETTEEDYDRLMDVNTKGVFFGAQVATEAMRENGGGTVINMSSSGGIRGTGLLVNYCTSKGAVRLFTYALADRLSNYDIRVNAIHPGYSKTQMFEDERIDDTTKMMLKELIPSGRFGEPEEIADVATFLASDMASYVNGESLVVDGGLSNT; from the coding sequence ATGACAACACTACTCGAAGACAAGACGGCGGTCGTCACGGGCGGCGCGAGCGGGTTCGGCCGGGCCATCTGCCGACGGTACGCGGAGCACGGTGCTGACATCATTGTCGCGGACCTGCAGGAGGCACCCCGTGAGGGCGGCGGACCGACACACGAACTGGTCAACGCTGAGACCGACCGCGAAGCGCACTTCGTCGAATGTGACGTGACGAACCCCGACGATCTGGAGGTAGCCGTCGCTGCGGCCGAGGAGCTGGGCGGTATCGACATCATGGTCAACAACGCCGGTATCTCCGAGATAGCGGACTTCTACGAGACCACGGAGGAGGACTACGACCGGCTGATGGACGTGAACACGAAAGGCGTGTTCTTCGGCGCGCAGGTCGCGACCGAGGCGATGCGGGAGAACGGCGGCGGCACTGTCATCAATATGTCCAGCTCCGGCGGCATCCGCGGCACCGGCCTGCTGGTCAACTACTGTACTTCGAAGGGCGCGGTCCGACTGTTTACCTACGCACTCGCGGATCGTCTGAGTAACTACGACATCCGAGTCAACGCTATCCACCCGGGCTACAGCAAGACCCAGATGTTCGAGGACGAGCGCATCGACGACACGACGAAGATGATGCTGAAGGAACTCATCCCCTCAGGTCGCTTCGGCGAACCCGAAGAGATCGCCGACGTGGCGACGTTCCTTGCCAGCGATATGGCCTCCTACGTCAACGGCGAGAGCCTCGTCGTCGACGGAGGGCTGTCGAACACCTGA